A genome region from Sphingobacteriaceae bacterium GW460-11-11-14-LB5 includes the following:
- a CDS encoding mannosyltransferase → MKIGYDGKRAANNLTGLGNYSRSLIEHLAHQFPQHQYLVYAPKVKAAKQIDAFFENDSIELKLPKSGPFLWRTLNILKDLAQDDCQIFHGLSHEIPLAIQHTRIKSIVTIHDLIFLRFPQYYKFIDRKLYEWKSKSACKRANKIIAISEKTKADIIELYGISPEKIDVIYQSCDDSFKTPFPKETLSRIRATYKLPEKYILNVGTIEERKNLKLVVQALKAVSEDYKLVVIGKQTAYFKTVEKEIEKLGLKNRILFLKNIPFADLPGIYQMASVFVYPSFYEGFGIPIIEALYSGVPVVAATGSCLEEAGGPDSLYISPNDANALATAINQIVENPPLQKEMKEKGLEFVQKFNSPVVTKQLMDCYLAL, encoded by the coding sequence ATGAAAATAGGATACGATGGCAAGCGTGCCGCCAATAATTTAACAGGATTAGGTAATTACAGCCGTTCTTTAATTGAGCATCTGGCACATCAGTTTCCTCAACACCAGTACCTGGTTTATGCGCCCAAAGTAAAAGCGGCCAAACAGATCGATGCGTTTTTCGAAAATGATAGCATCGAGCTTAAGCTTCCTAAAAGTGGGCCTTTTTTATGGAGGACTTTAAATATCCTGAAAGATTTAGCCCAGGATGATTGTCAGATTTTTCATGGTTTGAGCCACGAAATTCCATTAGCCATACAACATACACGGATTAAATCAATTGTCACCATTCATGATTTAATTTTCCTTCGTTTCCCGCAATATTATAAATTTATCGACCGGAAATTATACGAGTGGAAAAGCAAATCTGCCTGTAAACGGGCCAATAAGATTATTGCCATCAGTGAAAAAACAAAGGCTGATATCATTGAACTTTACGGGATTAGTCCCGAGAAGATTGATGTAATTTACCAAAGTTGCGATGACAGCTTTAAAACACCTTTCCCGAAAGAAACATTGAGCCGGATCAGGGCAACCTATAAGCTGCCTGAAAAATATATACTGAATGTTGGCACCATTGAAGAACGTAAAAACCTAAAACTGGTTGTGCAGGCCCTAAAAGCGGTCAGCGAAGATTATAAATTGGTGGTGATAGGCAAACAAACGGCTTATTTTAAAACGGTTGAGAAAGAAATAGAAAAACTTGGCCTTAAAAACAGGATCTTATTCCTAAAAAACATCCCCTTTGCCGATTTGCCGGGTATTTATCAAATGGCAAGTGTTTTTGTTTACCCTTCTTTTTACGAAGGTTTTGGCATTCCGATTATCGAAGCTTTATATTCTGGCGTTCCGGTTGTTGCGGCAACAGGTTCATGCCTGGAAGAAGCTGGCGGACCAGATAGTTTATACATCTCACCAAACGATGCCAACGCTTTAGCCACAGCAATCAATCAGATTGTCGAAAACCCTCCACTCCAAAAAGAGATGAAAGAAAAAGGGCTGGAATTTGTTCAAAAATTCAATAGTCCTGTGGTTACAAAGCAATTAATGGATTGCTATTTAGCGCTTTAA
- a CDS encoding 2,3,4,5-tetrahydropyridine-2,6-dicarboxylate N-succinyltransferase — MYSDLKKLIEAAWEDRTLLKYSNYCEAIEAVIMGLDKGEIRVAEPVLNSWGINEWVKKAVILYFPIREMKEIKSGPFVYHDKMDLKTDYKATGVRVVPMASARYGAFLAKGVIMMPSYVNIGAYVDEGTMVDTWATVGSCAQIGKRVHLSGGVGIGGVLEPVQAAPVIIEDDAFLGSRAIVVEGVKVEREAVLGANVVLTASTKIIDVTGPTPVEYKGIVPARSVVIPGSYTKKFPAGEFQVPCALIIGKRKESTDKKTSLNDALRENNVAV, encoded by the coding sequence ATGTATTCAGATTTAAAGAAATTAATTGAAGCCGCTTGGGAGGATAGAACCCTTTTAAAATACAGCAACTATTGCGAAGCCATTGAAGCCGTTATTATGGGGCTTGATAAGGGTGAAATCCGTGTTGCTGAGCCAGTTTTAAACTCCTGGGGCATTAATGAATGGGTAAAGAAAGCAGTAATTTTATATTTCCCGATTCGCGAGATGAAAGAAATTAAAAGCGGTCCTTTTGTTTACCACGATAAAATGGATTTAAAAACCGATTATAAAGCAACTGGTGTACGTGTTGTGCCTATGGCAAGTGCGCGTTACGGTGCGTTTTTAGCAAAAGGTGTAATCATGATGCCATCATACGTAAACATTGGCGCTTATGTTGATGAAGGTACGATGGTTGATACCTGGGCTACTGTAGGTTCTTGTGCACAAATTGGTAAACGCGTTCACTTAAGTGGTGGCGTAGGTATTGGTGGTGTTTTAGAGCCAGTACAAGCTGCTCCGGTTATTATCGAAGATGACGCTTTCTTAGGATCAAGAGCGATTGTGGTAGAGGGTGTTAAGGTAGAGAGAGAAGCTGTTTTGGGCGCTAACGTAGTATTAACAGCATCAACCAAAATTATTGATGTTACCGGCCCTACGCCAGTAGAATATAAAGGAATTGTTCCTGCACGTTCGGTTGTAATACCAGGAAGTTATACCAAAAAATTCCCTGCCGGCGAATTTCAGGTGCCTTGTGCTTTAATTATTGGTAAACGTAAAGAAAGTACAGATAAGAAAACTTCGCTTAACGATGCGTTAAGAGAAAATAATGTTGCCGTATAA
- a CDS encoding RNA-binding protein, with protein sequence MTETEKLRIDKYLWAIRLFKTRSLATDACKAGRVKLKGQNIKPSAIVKVGEVYQVSKGIEKKIIEVVELSYNRTDSPTALTKYKDLTPVEETHAFKSMFHAPNLKRDRGTGRPTKKDRRETDDLIGGMFEEED encoded by the coding sequence ATGACAGAGACAGAAAAACTTAGGATCGATAAATATTTATGGGCAATCAGGTTGTTTAAAACCCGGAGCCTGGCTACTGATGCCTGTAAAGCGGGTAGGGTGAAACTCAAAGGACAGAATATTAAACCTTCGGCGATTGTGAAAGTGGGTGAAGTTTATCAGGTATCGAAAGGGATCGAAAAGAAAATTATCGAAGTGGTAGAACTTTCATATAACAGAACAGATTCGCCAACGGCTTTAACAAAATACAAAGATTTAACCCCTGTTGAAGAAACGCATGCTTTTAAATCGATGTTTCATGCACCAAACCTAAAACGGGATAGAGGTACTGGCCGCCCAACAAAAAAAGACCGACGGGAAACGGATGACCTGATTGGAGGTATGTTCGAAGAAGAAGATTAG
- a CDS encoding ABC transporter-associated protein EcsC, translating to MTYEQKISSELNFWKFKTLQKPSLLNKMTNKVQKKINSYIPDKVHNAITTAIKQMVKAVLFGSTFTTSKPITDLTLMHREALIKQKIENYKKTGAAEGGITGAGGFLMSLADFPLLLGIKMKMLFDIAAVYGYDVKDYRERLYILHIFQLAFSSKEESQNIFMKMQDWDDKAHQLPTNIDEFDWLTFQQQYRDYIDLAKLAQMLPFVGAAVGAVANYKLIDKLGKTAMMSYRMRYFSLQSIVLSHESTDDLRLKTGD from the coding sequence ATGACCTACGAACAAAAAATAAGCAGTGAGCTGAATTTCTGGAAGTTTAAAACTTTGCAAAAACCTTCGCTTTTGAATAAAATGACGAATAAAGTGCAGAAAAAAATAAATAGTTATATTCCCGATAAGGTTCACAATGCCATAACTACTGCGATTAAACAGATGGTTAAGGCTGTGCTTTTTGGATCGACATTTACCACCTCGAAGCCGATTACCGATTTAACCCTGATGCACCGCGAAGCATTAATTAAGCAAAAAATAGAAAACTATAAAAAAACAGGTGCAGCCGAAGGCGGAATTACCGGTGCAGGAGGATTTTTAATGAGCCTGGCTGATTTCCCGCTGTTACTGGGCATAAAAATGAAAATGCTTTTTGATATTGCTGCTGTTTACGGATACGATGTGAAAGATTACAGAGAACGTTTATACATTTTACACATCTTCCAGCTGGCTTTTTCAAGTAAAGAAGAAAGCCAGAATATTTTCATGAAAATGCAGGATTGGGATGATAAAGCACATCAATTACCGACCAATATTGATGAATTTGACTGGCTTACCTTTCAGCAGCAATACCGTGATTATATTGATTTAGCCAAACTTGCACAAATGCTTCCCTTTGTAGGCGCGGCGGTGGGTGCAGTCGCCAATTATAAACTAATCGATAAACTGGGCAAAACGGCAATGATGAGTTACCGGATGAGGTATTTTAGTCTTCAGTCCATAGTCCTAAGTCATGAGTCGACTGACGACTTAAGACTCAAGACTGGGGACTAG
- a CDS encoding tRNA-specific adenosine deaminase, whose product MDNQHQKYMQMAIELSVQNVSESIGGPFGAVVVKDGKLIAKSANKVTSTNDPTAHAEVSAIRLACNELNTFDLSGCVIYTSCEPCPMCLGAIYWAKIDTIYYANTKADAEHIGFSDKFIYEELDKPMENRSLPVVQLMRDEALAAFKLWETSPMRIAY is encoded by the coding sequence ATGGACAATCAACATCAGAAATATATGCAGATGGCAATTGAGTTATCTGTACAAAATGTGAGTGAAAGCATTGGCGGACCTTTTGGAGCGGTAGTGGTAAAAGATGGAAAGTTGATTGCCAAATCGGCAAATAAGGTCACTTCTACCAACGACCCGACTGCACATGCGGAAGTTTCGGCCATCAGGCTGGCCTGCAACGAGTTAAACACTTTCGATTTGAGTGGCTGCGTAATTTACACCAGCTGCGAGCCTTGCCCCATGTGTTTAGGAGCAATTTATTGGGCAAAAATCGACACCATTTATTATGCTAATACCAAGGCTGACGCCGAACACATTGGTTTTAGTGATAAATTTATTTATGAAGAGTTAGACAAACCCATGGAAAACAGAAGCCTGCCGGTTGTCCAGCTGATGCGCGACGAAGCCCTGGCAGCCTTTAAGCTATGGGAAACCTCACCGATGAGGATAGCGTATTAA
- a CDS encoding outer membrane chaperone Skp: MERRTFKTFGLLATATLITAFSACQNKDTKTTEIKKTEGTTAAVSPTEKIVYVNSDSLLTKYEYFKDLKVKFEGKTKNAQADMQAKGQAFQREVAQYQQSAQTLSADQRKSTEERLARKQQELQTYQQNAGGALQNEQAAENEKLYDKVADYLKGYAKEKGYKMVLTYSKGNSAILFADESLDVTSEVIKGLNAEYSKK, from the coding sequence ATGGAAAGAAGAACCTTTAAAACCTTTGGTTTACTTGCAACAGCAACTTTGATAACTGCTTTCTCTGCATGCCAGAACAAAGACACTAAAACTACTGAAATTAAAAAAACAGAGGGTACTACTGCCGCGGTTTCTCCAACTGAGAAAATTGTGTACGTAAACTCCGACTCGTTACTTACAAAATATGAATACTTCAAAGATCTTAAAGTGAAATTTGAAGGTAAGACCAAAAATGCTCAGGCAGACATGCAGGCTAAAGGTCAGGCTTTTCAAAGAGAGGTGGCGCAATACCAGCAATCGGCACAAACTTTATCGGCCGATCAACGTAAAAGCACTGAAGAGCGTTTAGCACGTAAACAACAAGAACTACAAACTTACCAACAAAATGCTGGTGGTGCTTTACAAAATGAGCAAGCTGCTGAGAATGAAAAACTTTATGATAAAGTAGCCGATTACTTAAAAGGTTACGCGAAGGAAAAAGGCTATAAAATGGTTTTAACTTACTCAAAAGGTAACAGCGCTATTTTATTTGCCGACGAAAGTTTAGATGTTACTTCTGAAGTAATTAAAGGCTTAAACGCTGAATACAGCAAAAAATAA
- a CDS encoding DNA topoisomerase (ATP-hydrolyzing) subunit B codes for MSEEQDLKSNYSADNIQVLEGLEAVRKRPSMYIGDTGVKGLHHLVYEVVDNSIDEALAGHADTIDVRILEGNSIRVEDNGRGIPTGINTKENKSALEIVMTVLHAGGKFDKDTYKVSGGLHGVGVSCVNALSTHLKAEVHREGKIWMQEYNIGKPLYDVKEVGETDKRGTIVTFSPDATIFTQTTEYKYDTLAGRLRELAFLNKGITLTLTDEREVLEDGKFLSEVFHSEGGLKEFVAFLDGTRASFLPEPIYIEGIKNGIPVELAFQYNDSYSENVHSYVNNINTHEGGTHIAGFRRGLTRTLKAYADKSGLLKNLKMEITGDDFREGLTAVVSVKVQEPQFEGQTKTKLGNSEVMGAVDVAVGEALGYYLEENPKEAKMIINKVILAATARAAARKAREMVQRKSVMGGSGLPGKLADCSDSDPERCEIYLVEGDSAGGTAKQGRDRNIQAILPLKGKILNVEKAMEHKIYENDEIKNMFTAIGVSIGTPEDDKALNLTKLRYHKIVIMTDADIDGSHITTLILTFFYRYMRALIEAGYVYIASPPLYQVKKGKDFEYCWNDVQRDAAVQRIKGNGKEDSVHIQRYKGLGEMNAEQLWDTTLNPATRTLLQATIESAAECDHTFSMLMGDEVAPRREFIERNAKYAKIDA; via the coding sequence ATGAGCGAAGAACAGGATTTAAAGTCAAATTATTCGGCAGATAATATACAGGTTTTAGAAGGTTTAGAAGCGGTGCGTAAGCGCCCTTCAATGTATATAGGTGATACGGGTGTAAAAGGTTTACACCATTTGGTTTACGAGGTTGTAGATAACTCAATTGATGAAGCATTAGCTGGTCATGCAGATACAATCGATGTTAGAATTTTAGAAGGTAACTCCATCAGGGTTGAAGATAACGGTCGGGGTATTCCAACCGGAATTAATACAAAAGAGAATAAATCGGCGCTTGAAATCGTAATGACGGTTTTACACGCGGGTGGTAAATTTGATAAAGATACCTACAAAGTATCGGGCGGTTTGCACGGTGTGGGGGTAAGTTGCGTTAACGCCTTATCTACACATTTAAAAGCAGAAGTTCACCGCGAAGGTAAAATCTGGATGCAGGAATATAACATCGGTAAACCTTTATACGATGTTAAAGAAGTAGGTGAGACCGATAAACGCGGTACCATTGTAACTTTTAGTCCGGATGCGACCATTTTTACGCAAACCACTGAATATAAATACGATACTTTAGCAGGTCGTTTACGTGAGTTGGCTTTCCTGAATAAAGGAATTACTTTAACGTTAACTGATGAGCGTGAAGTTTTAGAAGACGGGAAATTCTTATCAGAAGTATTCCACTCAGAAGGTGGTTTGAAAGAATTTGTTGCCTTTTTAGATGGAACAAGAGCATCTTTCTTACCTGAACCGATTTATATCGAAGGAATTAAGAACGGCATCCCGGTTGAGCTGGCTTTTCAGTACAACGATAGTTATTCAGAAAATGTTCACTCTTATGTGAATAACATTAATACCCACGAGGGTGGAACACACATTGCAGGTTTCCGCAGAGGTTTAACCCGTACTTTAAAAGCTTATGCCGATAAATCGGGTTTATTAAAAAATCTGAAGATGGAAATTACCGGTGATGACTTTAGAGAAGGTTTAACCGCAGTAGTTTCGGTAAAGGTTCAGGAGCCTCAGTTTGAGGGACAAACCAAAACCAAACTGGGTAACAGTGAGGTAATGGGAGCGGTTGATGTTGCGGTTGGTGAAGCATTGGGATACTATCTGGAAGAAAATCCGAAAGAAGCTAAAATGATCATCAACAAGGTAATTTTAGCGGCTACAGCACGTGCAGCGGCGCGTAAGGCACGCGAAATGGTGCAGCGTAAGAGTGTAATGGGCGGATCTGGTTTGCCAGGTAAATTAGCCGATTGCTCAGATAGCGATCCGGAAAGATGTGAAATTTATCTGGTAGAGGGTGACTCGGCGGGTGGTACCGCTAAACAAGGTCGCGATAGAAACATTCAGGCCATTTTACCACTAAAAGGTAAAATCTTGAACGTGGAAAAAGCGATGGAGCACAAAATCTACGAGAACGACGAGATCAAAAATATGTTTACGGCTATCGGTGTGAGTATCGGTACGCCAGAAGACGATAAAGCATTAAACCTGACTAAATTACGCTATCACAAGATCGTAATTATGACGGATGCGGATATTGATGGTTCTCACATTACCACTTTGATTTTAACGTTCTTCTATCGTTATATGAGGGCATTAATCGAAGCCGGTTATGTTTATATTGCATCACCACCGCTTTACCAGGTTAAAAAAGGTAAAGATTTCGAATATTGCTGGAATGATGTACAACGCGATGCAGCTGTACAACGTATTAAAGGTAATGGTAAAGAAGATAGCGTACACATCCAGCGTTACAAAGGTTTGGGTGAGATGAACGCTGAACAACTTTGGGATACTACACTGAATCCTGCTACGCGTACCTTATTACAGGCTACAATCGAAAGTGCAGCAGAATGCGATCATACTTTCTCGATGTTAATGGGCGATGAAGTTGCGCCACGTAGAGAGTTTATTGAGCGTAATGCAAAGTATGCAAAAATTGATGCTTAA
- a CDS encoding PadR family transcriptional regulator, whose translation MAVNNELFKGTLQTIILNLLSENEKMYGYEITQKVKSITQGELLLKEGALYPALHKLEAEGLLETTTEVVENRVRKYYSLSKDGEKEVVNKLQEAKDFIAQLQLLLNLKPSF comes from the coding sequence ATGGCAGTTAATAATGAATTATTTAAAGGTACTTTACAAACCATTATTTTAAATCTTTTATCAGAAAATGAAAAGATGTATGGTTATGAAATTACTCAAAAAGTAAAATCCATCACGCAGGGCGAATTATTGTTAAAAGAGGGGGCTTTATACCCGGCTTTACATAAACTGGAAGCAGAAGGTTTATTGGAAACAACTACAGAAGTGGTTGAAAACAGGGTAAGGAAATATTATTCCTTATCTAAAGATGGAGAAAAAGAGGTGGTAAATAAATTACAGGAAGCAAAAGATTTTATTGCCCAGCTACAGTTATTGTTAAACTTAAAACCTTCGTTTTAA
- a CDS encoding two-component sensor histidine kinase, which yields MQIAKKITLLFAILSAIIISLLSGFVWYFSNDFAFEDFYKRLEARVNIAAQIKLYEDENNKVYAKMRNQYLERLPSEKEYIIEAGKPTNKLDRELPASFYNRINAGYVARYRVENHFYAGKFFKNPSKGYIVIVSANDPFGFRELKDLQRILIIGFFLSVILSFVVGWKFSNYMLMPLRNVIKSVKKIKAENLHLRLDVKEGNDEMSQLAQTFNNMLNRLETAFETQNNFISNASHELRTPLTIISGEVELAMKTIEDTAKQEKALAKIKDEAERLEHILTSLLGLAQSGFNGKNQPWEEVRMDELLWEIKESVNQVHPNSKIEIDFTKLPDDEELLTLRVNKNLIKLAISNIVNNACKYSNENLVNISIESNANMLSIAVTDRGIGIPQSDIQHIFEPFYRASNTNDFKGYGVGLPLSLNIIRLHRGSIAIKSQEGIGSEIKVLLPVTG from the coding sequence ATGCAGATTGCCAAAAAAATCACTTTACTTTTCGCCATTTTATCGGCAATTATTATCTCCCTGTTAAGTGGTTTTGTCTGGTATTTTTCTAACGACTTTGCCTTTGAAGATTTTTATAAACGTTTAGAAGCCAGGGTTAATATTGCTGCGCAGATTAAATTGTACGAAGACGAGAACAATAAGGTGTATGCTAAAATGCGTAATCAATACCTTGAACGTCTGCCTTCAGAAAAAGAGTACATCATAGAAGCTGGAAAACCAACTAATAAACTGGACCGAGAGTTACCAGCTAGTTTTTACAACCGCATAAATGCCGGATATGTAGCACGTTATCGTGTGGAGAATCACTTTTATGCTGGCAAATTCTTTAAAAACCCAAGTAAAGGATATATCGTAATTGTTTCGGCAAACGACCCCTTTGGCTTTCGGGAGCTAAAAGACCTGCAACGAATCTTGATTATCGGTTTTTTCCTTTCTGTTATTTTATCTTTTGTGGTTGGCTGGAAATTTTCTAATTACATGTTAATGCCGTTAAGAAATGTAATTAAGAGTGTTAAAAAAATAAAAGCAGAAAATCTACACCTGAGATTAGATGTTAAAGAAGGGAATGATGAAATGTCGCAATTGGCCCAAACCTTTAACAACATGCTTAACCGTTTGGAAACAGCTTTCGAAACGCAGAATAACTTTATCAGCAATGCTTCACACGAATTAAGAACACCTTTAACCATTATTAGCGGGGAGGTTGAACTGGCGATGAAAACCATCGAAGATACCGCAAAACAGGAAAAAGCTTTAGCGAAAATTAAAGATGAGGCAGAAAGATTAGAACATATCTTAACCAGTTTACTGGGCCTGGCACAATCGGGCTTTAATGGGAAAAACCAACCCTGGGAAGAGGTACGGATGGACGAACTGTTATGGGAAATTAAAGAATCGGTTAACCAGGTACACCCCAACAGTAAAATAGAAATCGATTTTACCAAACTCCCTGACGATGAAGAATTACTAACACTTCGGGTCAACAAAAACCTGATCAAACTTGCCATCAGCAATATTGTAAACAATGCCTGTAAATACTCAAATGAAAATCTGGTAAACATTAGTATCGAAAGTAATGCCAATATGCTTTCGATTGCTGTAACAGACAGAGGGATTGGAATACCGCAGTCAGATATCCAGCATATATTCGAACCCTTTTACCGTGCATCTAACACCAACGATTTTAAGGGCTACGGCGTTGGCTTACCACTTTCTTTAAATATTATCCGTTTACACAGAGGTAGTATCGCTATTAAATCGCAGGAAGGCATTGGCTCAGAGATTAAGGTTTTATTACCTGTAACAGGTTAA
- a CDS encoding DNA-binding response regulator, translating into MNLLLVEDEPSVVSVISRGLSDEGFTVSIAPDGLIGKQMALENQFDLIILDIMLPGINGLELCKIIKEQKPNTPIIMLTALGTTENVVNGLDNGADDYLIKPFKFAELFARIRMLLRRYHGVVSQDQIISIADLQLNLSAKTVKRNQQEIVLTATEYRLLEYMAKNKSKILSRIDILENVWDIDFNLGTNVVDVYVNYLRKKIDKNADQKLIHTAVGLGYILKDK; encoded by the coding sequence ATGAATTTATTACTTGTAGAAGATGAACCGAGCGTTGTATCTGTAATTTCGAGAGGTTTAAGCGACGAAGGCTTTACGGTGAGTATAGCTCCTGATGGCTTAATCGGGAAGCAGATGGCTTTAGAAAATCAGTTCGACCTGATTATTCTCGATATCATGCTACCTGGAATAAATGGACTGGAGCTCTGCAAAATCATTAAAGAACAAAAACCAAATACACCTATTATTATGCTTACCGCATTAGGTACTACCGAAAATGTGGTAAACGGACTGGATAATGGTGCAGATGATTATTTAATCAAGCCATTTAAATTTGCTGAGCTTTTTGCAAGGATCAGAATGCTGCTGAGGCGATATCATGGGGTAGTTTCACAAGATCAGATCATTTCCATTGCAGATCTCCAGCTAAATTTAAGCGCGAAAACGGTCAAGCGCAATCAACAGGAAATTGTACTGACTGCAACAGAATATCGCTTACTCGAATACATGGCAAAAAATAAATCTAAAATTTTATCCCGGATAGATATTTTAGAAAACGTTTGGGATATCGATTTTAACCTCGGCACCAATGTGGTTGATGTTTATGTTAATTATCTTCGCAAAAAAATAGATAAAAACGCCGATCAAAAGCTTATCCATACCGCAGTAGGCCTGGGCTATATATTAAAAGATAAATAA
- a CDS encoding sec-independent protein translocase TatC: MKNDISDRNDIMLLVDTFYKNVALNKHIGPIFTDVAKVDWSHHLPKMYDFWESILFGKATYKGNPMLTHFTLNEQTPLQTEAFETWKNLFFQTVNDLFAGANADLIKQKAQSIADLMHFKINAPQPKIKIV, translated from the coding sequence ATGAAGAACGACATCAGTGACAGGAATGATATTATGCTTTTAGTGGATACGTTTTATAAAAATGTAGCCCTTAACAAACATATTGGGCCAATATTTACCGATGTTGCCAAAGTAGACTGGTCGCACCACCTACCAAAAATGTACGATTTCTGGGAAAGCATTCTCTTTGGAAAGGCCACTTATAAAGGTAATCCTATGCTTACCCATTTTACACTAAATGAGCAAACACCACTACAAACTGAAGCCTTCGAAACCTGGAAAAATCTATTCTTCCAAACCGTTAATGATCTTTTTGCGGGAGCTAATGCAGATCTGATCAAACAAAAAGCACAATCTATTGCCGATTTAATGCATTTCAAAATCAATGCACCGCAACCGAAGATTAAAATTGTTTAA
- a CDS encoding malate dehydrogenase has translation MKVTVVGAGAVGATCADNIARKELANELVLLDIKEGFAEGKAIDMMQTATLLGFDTKITGVTGDYSKTAGSDVVVITSGLPRKPGMTREELIGINAGIVKGVAENILKFSPEAIFIVISNPMDTMTYLALKSLGLPKNRIIGMGGTLDSSRFKFYLSQALNCNPNDLQGFVIGGHGDTTMIPLTRLATYQSLPVSNLLDKATLDKVAADTMVGGATLTGLIGTSAWYAPGAAGAALVEAILRDEKKLFTCCVSLEGEYGQEDICLGVPVIIGRNGWEKIIDFKLTDDEQAAFNKSADAVRNMNSVLAEMKLV, from the coding sequence ATGAAAGTAACGGTTGTTGGCGCAGGCGCAGTTGGTGCCACTTGTGCAGATAATATTGCCCGCAAAGAATTGGCGAACGAACTTGTCCTGTTAGATATTAAAGAGGGTTTTGCCGAAGGCAAGGCAATCGACATGATGCAAACTGCAACCCTTTTGGGTTTCGACACCAAAATTACCGGTGTAACAGGCGATTACAGCAAAACTGCTGGTTCTGATGTCGTGGTAATTACTTCAGGCTTGCCCCGTAAACCAGGGATGACCAGAGAAGAACTCATAGGTATTAATGCTGGTATTGTTAAAGGTGTTGCCGAAAATATTTTAAAATTCTCTCCTGAAGCCATTTTCATCGTGATTAGTAATCCGATGGATACGATGACCTATTTAGCTTTAAAATCATTAGGTCTGCCTAAAAACCGCATTATCGGCATGGGTGGAACCTTAGATAGCTCCCGTTTCAAATTTTATTTATCGCAAGCTTTAAATTGCAATCCAAACGATTTACAGGGCTTTGTGATTGGAGGCCATGGCGATACCACGATGATTCCTTTAACCCGTTTAGCTACGTACCAAAGTTTACCAGTAAGTAATTTACTGGATAAAGCTACGCTGGATAAAGTTGCAGCAGATACGATGGTTGGTGGTGCTACTTTAACAGGTTTAATTGGCACTTCTGCCTGGTACGCACCAGGTGCTGCAGGTGCTGCACTGGTTGAAGCGATTTTACGTGATGAGAAAAAATTATTTACCTGCTGTGTTTCCCTCGAAGGAGAATACGGACAGGAAGATATCTGTTTAGGTGTACCGGTAATTATTGGCCGTAATGGATGGGAAAAAATCATCGATTTTAAATTAACCGATGATGAGCAGGCTGCATTTAACAAAAGTGCCGATGCGGTAAGGAATATGAACAGTGTACTGGCAGAAATGAAGTTGGTTTAA